A genomic stretch from Oncorhynchus tshawytscha isolate Ot180627B linkage group LG07, Otsh_v2.0, whole genome shotgun sequence includes:
- the prxl2b gene encoding prostamide/prostaglandin F synthase, with the protein MAKIELKPVGTNLLKSVSGESVELQSLWSDKPVVLFFLRRFGCQVCRWTAAEISKLEPDLTAHGIALVGIGPEETGLEEFKEGGFFKGDLYIDEKKQCYKDLGFKRYTALSVVPAALGKKVRDVTTKAKAQGIQGNFTGDLLQSGGMLIVAKGGEKVLLHFVQDSPGDYVPLEDISKALDISANVQAGERPQCNDDVCTR; encoded by the exons ATGGCAAAGATTGAACTAAAGCCAGTTGGAACGAACCTGTTGAAGAGTGTTTCTGGAGAG AGTGTGGAGCTCCAGTCTTTATGGAGTGACAAGCCTGTGGTGCTGTTCTTCCTGCGCAGGTTTGGCTGCCAGGTGTGCCGCTGGACAGCTGCAGAGATCAGTAAACTGGAACCAGACCTGACAGCCCACGGTATCGCCCTGGTGGGCATTGGACCTGAGGAGACAGGCCTGGAGGAGTTTAAGGAGGGGGGATTCTTCAAAGGAG ACCTTTACATTGACGAGAAAAAGCAATGCTACAAGGACCTGGGCTTCAAAAG GTACACGGCTCTGAGTGTGGTTCCTGCAGCACTGGGGAAGAAAGTACGAGACGTTACGACAAAG GCCAAAGCTCAAGGGATCCAGGGGAACTTCACTGGGGACCTCCTACAGAGTGGAGGCATGCTTATCGTGGCCAAAG GTGGAGAAAAAGTACTGCTACACTTTGTCCAGGATTCACCCGGAGACTATGTACCATTGGAGGACATTTCCAAGGCTCTTGACATCTCAGCCAATGTACAAGCAGGGGAGAGACCACAG TGCAACGATGATGTTTGTACCAGATGA
- the slc45a1 gene encoding proton-associated sugar transporter A isoform X4 — translation MSSPGMGTASDPLLASPGGRSSERSLGATNDGLWRSSMPKTVSFPSSTTRLLSHRANNFQRHPKRRKLIRPSPPPPPNTPCPLDQLDLSEMPPRRTFPELLFNGCVLFGIEFSYAMETAYVTPVLLQMGLPEEFYSLVWFISPILGFLVQPLLGAWSDRCTSRFGRRRPFILALAIGALLGLTMVLNGRDIGAAVADTATNHKWGIILTICGVVLMDFCADSADNPSHAYMMDVCLPEDQDRGLNIHALLAGLGGGFGYIVGGINWDHTEFGRSMGGQLRVIYMFTSVTLVIATCMTLNSIPERPLPKTQPQKNSKNSLKSPILPLPPSPPVPPGASLGLEEEDAEERLYSYQFSEPCPSNPNPMAHSCSANARLCAGLTSPISPLSPLTPKYGSFISRDNSLTGINEFASSLGTSYIDSVLIDCYTGQPSPQPLDQDTAARPLPPGDTPPPQGSQPGTGSQSGAVAQARALTVAGTAALAGAGSQAGAQAGEAQMEAGSHRGSSAGILKRPQSLALVEEPMVIQSEGLENGRRRTVTFSQQVANILLNGVRYESDLSENVETADSQMSMRLLCIAIYRMPPSLRSLCTNHFLGWLSFEGMLLFYTDFMGEVVFEGDPRAPHDSEAYQRYNAGVSMGCWGMCIYAFSAAFYSVLWLVRGRDQERDGGGHLSAQLPVLPSSDHSLRGDGTSDLAGGRGPGSDVLF, via the exons ATGTCATCTCCAGGAATGGGCACAGCCAGTGACCCCCTGTTGGCCAGCCCAGGAGGGAGGTCATCAGAGAGGTCATTGGGTGCCACAAATGATGGCCTCTGGAGGAGCTCCATGCCCAAGACTGTCAGCTTCCCATCGTCTACCACACGCCTCCTGAGTCACCGTGCCAACAACTTCCAGAGACACCCGAAGCGGCGGAAGCTTATCAGACCGTCCCCGCCCCCCCCGCCCAACACCCCCTGCCCCCTAGATCAGCTGGACCTCAGTGAGATGCCCCCTCGCCGCACCTTCCCTGAGCTGCTCTTCAACGGCTGTGTCCTGTTTGGCATTGAGTTCAGCTACGCCATGGAGACGGCCTATGTCACCCCTGTCCTGCTACAGATGGGTCTGCCCGAAGAGTTCTACAGCCTGGTGTGGTTCATCAGTCCTATATTGG GATTCCTGGTCCAGCCTCTCCTAGGAGCTTGGAGTGATCGTTGTACATCCCGCTTTGGCCGTCGGAGACCGTTTATTTTAGCCTTAGCTATTG GAGCTCTGCTTGGTTTGACAATGGTGCTGAATGGGCGAGATATTGGAGCTGCGGTGGCAGACACAGCAACCAATCACAAGTGGGGCATCATACTAactatttgtggagtggttctgATGGACTTCTGTGCGGACTCGGCAGATAATCCCAGCCACGCCTACATGATGGACGTGTGCCTGCCAGAGGACCAGGACCGTGGCCTCAATATTCACGCACTGCTGGCAG GCCTGGGTGGTGGATTCGGGTACATCGTGGGTGGAATTAACTGGGACCACACTGAGTTTGGGAGGTCAATGGGAGGTCAACTTCGAGTCATCTACATGTTCACCAGTGTCACATTAGTCATTGCCACGTGCATGACCCTCAACAGCATCCCTGAGCGGCCCCTGCCAAAGACGCAGCCTCAGAAGAACTCTAAAAACTCTCTAAAGAGCCccatcctccctctgcctccctctccccccgtcCCTCCGGGGGCAAGCCTGGGATTGGAGGAGGAAGATGCAGAGGAGAGGCTTTATAGCTACCAGTTCTCTGAACCCTGCCCCTCAAACCCTAACCCCATGGCACACTCCTGTAGTGCCAATGCACGCCTCTGTGCCGGCCTCACCAGCCCCATCTCCCCCCTCAGCCCCCTTACTCCTAAATATGGCAGCTTTATCAGTCGGGATAACTCTCTCACTGGCATCAATGAGTTCGCCTCATCCCTGGGAACCTCTTATATAGACAGTGTGCTCATCGACTGCTACACCGGACAGCCATCCCCACAGCCCCTTGACCAGGACACTGCAGCCCGACCACTGCCTCCAGGGGACACCCCACCTCCCCAGGGATCTCAACCTGGAACTGGGTCACAGTCTGGAGCAGTAGCCCAGGCTAGAGCACTAACCGTGGCTGGGACAGCGGCCCTGGCTGGGGCAGGATCCCAGGCCGGGGCTCAGGCCGGGGAGGCTCAGATGGAGGCAGGGTCCCATCGAGGTTCGTCCGCTGGTATACTTAAGCGCCCTCAGAGCCTTGCACTTGTGGAGGAGCCAATGGTGATCCAGAGTGAAGGGCTGGAAAATGGCCGCAGAAGAACCGTGACCTTCAGTCAGCAG GTGGCAAACATTCTGCTGAATGGGGTGCGCTATGAGAGTGACCTGAGTGAAAATGTGGAGACAGCAGATTCACAGATGTCAATGAGGCTACTGTGTATCGCCATCTACAGGATGCCTCCGTCACTGCGCAGCCTATGCACTAACCATTTCTTGG GTTGGCTGTCCTTTGAGGGCATGCTGCTGTTCTACACTGACTTCATGGGGGAGGTAGTGTTTGAGGGAGACCCCAGAGCACCCCATGACTCTGAGGCCTACCAACGCTACAATGCTGGGGTCAGCATGGGCTGCTGGGGCATGTGCATCTATGCATTCAGTGCTGCCTTTTACTCAG TTCTGTGGCTCGTCAGAGGAAGGGACcaggagagggatgggggtggACATCTCTCTGCTCAGCTGCCAGTACTTCCTAGCTCAGATCATAGTCTCCGTGGCGATGGGACCTCTGACCTCGCTGGTGGGCGGGGCCCAGGGAGTGATGTACTTTTCTAG
- the slc45a1 gene encoding proton-associated sugar transporter A isoform X2, with amino-acid sequence MSSPGMGTASDPLLASPGGRSSERSLGATNDGLWRSSMPKTVSFPSSTTRLLSHRANNFQRHPKRRKLIRPSPPPPPNTPCPLDQLDLSEMPPRRTFPELLFNGCVLFGIEFSYAMETAYVTPVLLQMGLPEEFYSLVWFISPILGFLVQPLLGAWSDRCTSRFGRRRPFILALAIGALLGLTMVLNGRDIGAAVADTATNHKWGIILTICGVVLMDFCADSADNPSHAYMMDVCLPEDQDRGLNIHALLAGLGGGFGYIVGGINWDHTEFGRSMGGQLRVIYMFTSVTLVIATCMTLNSIPERPLPKTQPQKNSKNSLKSPILPLPPSPPVPPGASLGLEEEDAEERLYSYQFSEPCPSNPNPMAHSCSANARLCAGLTSPISPLSPLTPKYGSFISRDNSLTGINEFASSLGTSYIDSVLIDCYTGQPSPQPLDQDTAARPLPPGDTPPPQGSQPGTGSQSGAVAQARALTVAGTAALAGAGSQAGAQAGEAQMEAGSHRGSSAGILKRPQSLALVEEPMVIQSEGLENGRRRTVTFSQQVANILLNGVRYESDLSENVETADSQMSMRLLCIAIYRMPPSLRSLCTNHFLGWLSFEGMLLFYTDFMGEVVFEGDPRAPHDSEAYQRYNAGVSMGCWGMCIYAFSAAFYSAILEKLEERFSLRSLYFFAYLAFGLGTGLATLSTNLYVVLSLCVTYGVLFSSLCTLPYSLLCEYYQSPQFCGSSEEGTRRGMGVDISLLSCQYFLAQIIVSVAMGPLTSLVGGAQGVMYFSSAMSFVGCLYSSLCVVYHLPPPEGEPSERREVETGV; translated from the exons ATGTCATCTCCAGGAATGGGCACAGCCAGTGACCCCCTGTTGGCCAGCCCAGGAGGGAGGTCATCAGAGAGGTCATTGGGTGCCACAAATGATGGCCTCTGGAGGAGCTCCATGCCCAAGACTGTCAGCTTCCCATCGTCTACCACACGCCTCCTGAGTCACCGTGCCAACAACTTCCAGAGACACCCGAAGCGGCGGAAGCTTATCAGACCGTCCCCGCCCCCCCCGCCCAACACCCCCTGCCCCCTAGATCAGCTGGACCTCAGTGAGATGCCCCCTCGCCGCACCTTCCCTGAGCTGCTCTTCAACGGCTGTGTCCTGTTTGGCATTGAGTTCAGCTACGCCATGGAGACGGCCTATGTCACCCCTGTCCTGCTACAGATGGGTCTGCCCGAAGAGTTCTACAGCCTGGTGTGGTTCATCAGTCCTATATTGG GATTCCTGGTCCAGCCTCTCCTAGGAGCTTGGAGTGATCGTTGTACATCCCGCTTTGGCCGTCGGAGACCGTTTATTTTAGCCTTAGCTATTG GAGCTCTGCTTGGTTTGACAATGGTGCTGAATGGGCGAGATATTGGAGCTGCGGTGGCAGACACAGCAACCAATCACAAGTGGGGCATCATACTAactatttgtggagtggttctgATGGACTTCTGTGCGGACTCGGCAGATAATCCCAGCCACGCCTACATGATGGACGTGTGCCTGCCAGAGGACCAGGACCGTGGCCTCAATATTCACGCACTGCTGGCAG GCCTGGGTGGTGGATTCGGGTACATCGTGGGTGGAATTAACTGGGACCACACTGAGTTTGGGAGGTCAATGGGAGGTCAACTTCGAGTCATCTACATGTTCACCAGTGTCACATTAGTCATTGCCACGTGCATGACCCTCAACAGCATCCCTGAGCGGCCCCTGCCAAAGACGCAGCCTCAGAAGAACTCTAAAAACTCTCTAAAGAGCCccatcctccctctgcctccctctccccccgtcCCTCCGGGGGCAAGCCTGGGATTGGAGGAGGAAGATGCAGAGGAGAGGCTTTATAGCTACCAGTTCTCTGAACCCTGCCCCTCAAACCCTAACCCCATGGCACACTCCTGTAGTGCCAATGCACGCCTCTGTGCCGGCCTCACCAGCCCCATCTCCCCCCTCAGCCCCCTTACTCCTAAATATGGCAGCTTTATCAGTCGGGATAACTCTCTCACTGGCATCAATGAGTTCGCCTCATCCCTGGGAACCTCTTATATAGACAGTGTGCTCATCGACTGCTACACCGGACAGCCATCCCCACAGCCCCTTGACCAGGACACTGCAGCCCGACCACTGCCTCCAGGGGACACCCCACCTCCCCAGGGATCTCAACCTGGAACTGGGTCACAGTCTGGAGCAGTAGCCCAGGCTAGAGCACTAACCGTGGCTGGGACAGCGGCCCTGGCTGGGGCAGGATCCCAGGCCGGGGCTCAGGCCGGGGAGGCTCAGATGGAGGCAGGGTCCCATCGAGGTTCGTCCGCTGGTATACTTAAGCGCCCTCAGAGCCTTGCACTTGTGGAGGAGCCAATGGTGATCCAGAGTGAAGGGCTGGAAAATGGCCGCAGAAGAACCGTGACCTTCAGTCAGCAG GTGGCAAACATTCTGCTGAATGGGGTGCGCTATGAGAGTGACCTGAGTGAAAATGTGGAGACAGCAGATTCACAGATGTCAATGAGGCTACTGTGTATCGCCATCTACAGGATGCCTCCGTCACTGCGCAGCCTATGCACTAACCATTTCTTGG GTTGGCTGTCCTTTGAGGGCATGCTGCTGTTCTACACTGACTTCATGGGGGAGGTAGTGTTTGAGGGAGACCCCAGAGCACCCCATGACTCTGAGGCCTACCAACGCTACAATGCTGGGGTCAGCATGGGCTGCTGGGGCATGTGCATCTATGCATTCAGTGCTGCCTTTTACTCAG CCATACTGGAGAAGCTGGAGGAGCGTTTTTCCCTccgctctctctatttctttgcCTACCTGGCGTTTGGCCTTGGCACGGGCCTTGCTACACTCTCCACCAACCTCTATGTGGTGCTGTCGCTCTGTGTCACCTACGGggtgctcttctcctctctgtgcaCACTGCCTTACTCTCTGCTGTGTGAATACTACCAGAGCCCACAG TTCTGTGGCTCGTCAGAGGAAGGGACcaggagagggatgggggtggACATCTCTCTGCTCAGCTGCCAGTACTTCCTAGCTCAGATCATAGTCTCCGTGGCGATGGGACCTCTGACCTCGCTGGTGGGCGGGGCCCAGGGAGTGATGTACTTTTCTAGCGCGATGTCATTCGTGGGCTGTCTGTACTCCTCCCTCTGCGTGGTGTACCACCTGCCCCCCCCTGAGGGTGAGCCTTCCGAAA GAAGAGAAGTTGAAACTGGGGTGTGA
- the si:ch211-222l21.1 gene encoding prothymosin alpha: protein MADTAVETTTTTEISAKELKEKKEVAEEVMVEKKENGSGDAPGNETHTNGAEETNGAKEKTNGAIHSEVTPEVEEDGEGEDAEEDAEEAADEEVDHPVKRPAEEEEQGETKKQKTENDDSKEAEVEA from the exons ATGGCTGATACCGCAGTAGAGACGACCACAACCACCGAGATTTCAGCAAAG GAGCTTAAAGAGAAGAAAGAGGTTGCCGAGGAGGTGATGGTGGAGAAGAAGGAGAACGGCAGTGGGGACGCACCTGGCAATGAAACA CACACAAATGGTGCAGAGGAGACAAATGGTGCAAAGGAGAAGACAAATGGTGCAATTCATTCTGAAGTAACTCCAGAGGTTGAAGAGGATG gagagggagaggatgcaGAAGAAGATGCAGAAGAAGCTGCTGATGAGGAGGTTGACCACCCTGTGAAGCGCCCAGCTGAGGAGGAG GAACAAGgggaaacaaaaaaacagaaaacagaaaacgaTGACTCAAAGGAAGCTGAAGTGGAGGCCTAG
- the slc45a1 gene encoding proton-associated sugar transporter A isoform X1, whose protein sequence is MSSPGMGTASDPLLASPGGRSSERSLGATNDGLWRSSMPKTVSFPSSTTRLLSHRANNFQRHPKRRKLIRPSPPPPPNTPCPLDQLDLSEMPPRRTFPELLFNGCVLFGIEFSYAMETAYVTPVLLQMGLPEEFYSLVWFISPILGFLVQPLLGAWSDRCTSRFGRRRPFILALAIGALLGLTMVLNGRDIGAAVADTATNHKWGIILTICGVVLMDFCADSADNPSHAYMMDVCLPEDQDRGLNIHALLAGLGGGFGYIVGGINWDHTEFGRSMGGQLRVIYMFTSVTLVIATCMTLNSIPERPLPKTQPQKNSKNSLKSPILPLPPSPPVPPGASLGLEEEDAEERLYSYQFSEPCPSNPNPMAHSCSANARLCAGLTSPISPLSPLTPKYGSFISRDNSLTGINEFASSLGTSYIDSVLIDCYTGQPSPQPLDQDTAARPLPPGDTPPPQGSQPGTGSQSGAVAQARALTVAGTAALAGAGSQAGAQAGEAQMEAGSHRGSSAGILKRPQSLALVEEPMVIQSEGLENGRRRTVTFSQQVANILLNGVRYESDLSENVETADSQMSMRLLCIAIYRMPPSLRSLCTNHFLGWLSFEGMLLFYTDFMGEVVFEGDPRAPHDSEAYQRYNAGVSMGCWGMCIYAFSAAFYSAILEKLEERFSLRSLYFFAYLAFGLGTGLATLSTNLYVVLSLCVTYGVLFSSLCTLPYSLLCEYYQSPQFCGSSEEGTRRGMGVDISLLSCQYFLAQIIVSVAMGPLTSLVGGAQGVMYFSSAMSFVGCLYSSLCVVYHLPPPEGEPSESEAQPLLVHI, encoded by the exons ATGTCATCTCCAGGAATGGGCACAGCCAGTGACCCCCTGTTGGCCAGCCCAGGAGGGAGGTCATCAGAGAGGTCATTGGGTGCCACAAATGATGGCCTCTGGAGGAGCTCCATGCCCAAGACTGTCAGCTTCCCATCGTCTACCACACGCCTCCTGAGTCACCGTGCCAACAACTTCCAGAGACACCCGAAGCGGCGGAAGCTTATCAGACCGTCCCCGCCCCCCCCGCCCAACACCCCCTGCCCCCTAGATCAGCTGGACCTCAGTGAGATGCCCCCTCGCCGCACCTTCCCTGAGCTGCTCTTCAACGGCTGTGTCCTGTTTGGCATTGAGTTCAGCTACGCCATGGAGACGGCCTATGTCACCCCTGTCCTGCTACAGATGGGTCTGCCCGAAGAGTTCTACAGCCTGGTGTGGTTCATCAGTCCTATATTGG GATTCCTGGTCCAGCCTCTCCTAGGAGCTTGGAGTGATCGTTGTACATCCCGCTTTGGCCGTCGGAGACCGTTTATTTTAGCCTTAGCTATTG GAGCTCTGCTTGGTTTGACAATGGTGCTGAATGGGCGAGATATTGGAGCTGCGGTGGCAGACACAGCAACCAATCACAAGTGGGGCATCATACTAactatttgtggagtggttctgATGGACTTCTGTGCGGACTCGGCAGATAATCCCAGCCACGCCTACATGATGGACGTGTGCCTGCCAGAGGACCAGGACCGTGGCCTCAATATTCACGCACTGCTGGCAG GCCTGGGTGGTGGATTCGGGTACATCGTGGGTGGAATTAACTGGGACCACACTGAGTTTGGGAGGTCAATGGGAGGTCAACTTCGAGTCATCTACATGTTCACCAGTGTCACATTAGTCATTGCCACGTGCATGACCCTCAACAGCATCCCTGAGCGGCCCCTGCCAAAGACGCAGCCTCAGAAGAACTCTAAAAACTCTCTAAAGAGCCccatcctccctctgcctccctctccccccgtcCCTCCGGGGGCAAGCCTGGGATTGGAGGAGGAAGATGCAGAGGAGAGGCTTTATAGCTACCAGTTCTCTGAACCCTGCCCCTCAAACCCTAACCCCATGGCACACTCCTGTAGTGCCAATGCACGCCTCTGTGCCGGCCTCACCAGCCCCATCTCCCCCCTCAGCCCCCTTACTCCTAAATATGGCAGCTTTATCAGTCGGGATAACTCTCTCACTGGCATCAATGAGTTCGCCTCATCCCTGGGAACCTCTTATATAGACAGTGTGCTCATCGACTGCTACACCGGACAGCCATCCCCACAGCCCCTTGACCAGGACACTGCAGCCCGACCACTGCCTCCAGGGGACACCCCACCTCCCCAGGGATCTCAACCTGGAACTGGGTCACAGTCTGGAGCAGTAGCCCAGGCTAGAGCACTAACCGTGGCTGGGACAGCGGCCCTGGCTGGGGCAGGATCCCAGGCCGGGGCTCAGGCCGGGGAGGCTCAGATGGAGGCAGGGTCCCATCGAGGTTCGTCCGCTGGTATACTTAAGCGCCCTCAGAGCCTTGCACTTGTGGAGGAGCCAATGGTGATCCAGAGTGAAGGGCTGGAAAATGGCCGCAGAAGAACCGTGACCTTCAGTCAGCAG GTGGCAAACATTCTGCTGAATGGGGTGCGCTATGAGAGTGACCTGAGTGAAAATGTGGAGACAGCAGATTCACAGATGTCAATGAGGCTACTGTGTATCGCCATCTACAGGATGCCTCCGTCACTGCGCAGCCTATGCACTAACCATTTCTTGG GTTGGCTGTCCTTTGAGGGCATGCTGCTGTTCTACACTGACTTCATGGGGGAGGTAGTGTTTGAGGGAGACCCCAGAGCACCCCATGACTCTGAGGCCTACCAACGCTACAATGCTGGGGTCAGCATGGGCTGCTGGGGCATGTGCATCTATGCATTCAGTGCTGCCTTTTACTCAG CCATACTGGAGAAGCTGGAGGAGCGTTTTTCCCTccgctctctctatttctttgcCTACCTGGCGTTTGGCCTTGGCACGGGCCTTGCTACACTCTCCACCAACCTCTATGTGGTGCTGTCGCTCTGTGTCACCTACGGggtgctcttctcctctctgtgcaCACTGCCTTACTCTCTGCTGTGTGAATACTACCAGAGCCCACAG TTCTGTGGCTCGTCAGAGGAAGGGACcaggagagggatgggggtggACATCTCTCTGCTCAGCTGCCAGTACTTCCTAGCTCAGATCATAGTCTCCGTGGCGATGGGACCTCTGACCTCGCTGGTGGGCGGGGCCCAGGGAGTGATGTACTTTTCTAGCGCGATGTCATTCGTGGGCTGTCTGTACTCCTCCCTCTGCGTGGTGTACCACCTGCCCCCCCCTGAGGGTGAGCCTTCCGAAAGTGAGGCCCAGCCACTACTGGTGCACATTTAG
- the slc45a1 gene encoding proton-associated sugar transporter A isoform X3 → MSSPGMGTASDPLLASPGGRSSERSLGATNDGLWRSSMPKTVSFPSSTTRLLSHRANNFQRHPKRRKLIRPSPPPPPNTPCPLDQLDLSEMPPRRTFPELLFNGCVLFGIEFSYAMETAYVTPVLLQMGLPEEFYSLVWFISPILGFLVQPLLGAWSDRCTSRFGRRRPFILALAIGALLGLTMVLNGRDIGAAVADTATNHKWGIILTICGVVLMDFCADSADNPSHAYMMDVCLPEDQDRGLNIHALLAGLGGGFGYIVGGINWDHTEFGRSMGGQLRVIYMFTSVTLVIATCMTLNSIPERPLPKTQPQKNSKNSLKSPILPLPPSPPVPPGASLGLEEEDAEERLYSYQFSEPCPSNPNPMAHSCSANARLCAGLTSPISPLSPLTPKYGSFISRDNSLTGINEFASSLGTSYIDSVLIDCYTGQPSPQPLDQDTAARPLPPGDTPPPQGSQPGTGSQSGAVAQARALTVAGTAALAGAGSQAGAQAGEAQMEAGSHRGSSAGILKRPQSLALVEEPMVIQSEGLENGRRRTVTFSQQVANILLNGVRYESDLSENVETADSQMSMRLLCIAIYRMPPSLRSLCTNHFLGWLSFEGMLLFYTDFMGEVVFEGDPRAPHDSEAYQRYNAGVSMGCWGMCIYAFSAAFYSAILEKLEERFSLRSLYFFAYLAFGLGTGLATLSTNLYVVLSLCVTYGVLFSSLCTLPYSLLCEYYQSPQFCGSSEEGTRRGMGVDISLLSCQYFLAQIIVSVAMGPLTSLVGGAQGVMYFSSAMSFVGCLYSSLCVVYHLPPPEGREVETGV, encoded by the exons ATGTCATCTCCAGGAATGGGCACAGCCAGTGACCCCCTGTTGGCCAGCCCAGGAGGGAGGTCATCAGAGAGGTCATTGGGTGCCACAAATGATGGCCTCTGGAGGAGCTCCATGCCCAAGACTGTCAGCTTCCCATCGTCTACCACACGCCTCCTGAGTCACCGTGCCAACAACTTCCAGAGACACCCGAAGCGGCGGAAGCTTATCAGACCGTCCCCGCCCCCCCCGCCCAACACCCCCTGCCCCCTAGATCAGCTGGACCTCAGTGAGATGCCCCCTCGCCGCACCTTCCCTGAGCTGCTCTTCAACGGCTGTGTCCTGTTTGGCATTGAGTTCAGCTACGCCATGGAGACGGCCTATGTCACCCCTGTCCTGCTACAGATGGGTCTGCCCGAAGAGTTCTACAGCCTGGTGTGGTTCATCAGTCCTATATTGG GATTCCTGGTCCAGCCTCTCCTAGGAGCTTGGAGTGATCGTTGTACATCCCGCTTTGGCCGTCGGAGACCGTTTATTTTAGCCTTAGCTATTG GAGCTCTGCTTGGTTTGACAATGGTGCTGAATGGGCGAGATATTGGAGCTGCGGTGGCAGACACAGCAACCAATCACAAGTGGGGCATCATACTAactatttgtggagtggttctgATGGACTTCTGTGCGGACTCGGCAGATAATCCCAGCCACGCCTACATGATGGACGTGTGCCTGCCAGAGGACCAGGACCGTGGCCTCAATATTCACGCACTGCTGGCAG GCCTGGGTGGTGGATTCGGGTACATCGTGGGTGGAATTAACTGGGACCACACTGAGTTTGGGAGGTCAATGGGAGGTCAACTTCGAGTCATCTACATGTTCACCAGTGTCACATTAGTCATTGCCACGTGCATGACCCTCAACAGCATCCCTGAGCGGCCCCTGCCAAAGACGCAGCCTCAGAAGAACTCTAAAAACTCTCTAAAGAGCCccatcctccctctgcctccctctccccccgtcCCTCCGGGGGCAAGCCTGGGATTGGAGGAGGAAGATGCAGAGGAGAGGCTTTATAGCTACCAGTTCTCTGAACCCTGCCCCTCAAACCCTAACCCCATGGCACACTCCTGTAGTGCCAATGCACGCCTCTGTGCCGGCCTCACCAGCCCCATCTCCCCCCTCAGCCCCCTTACTCCTAAATATGGCAGCTTTATCAGTCGGGATAACTCTCTCACTGGCATCAATGAGTTCGCCTCATCCCTGGGAACCTCTTATATAGACAGTGTGCTCATCGACTGCTACACCGGACAGCCATCCCCACAGCCCCTTGACCAGGACACTGCAGCCCGACCACTGCCTCCAGGGGACACCCCACCTCCCCAGGGATCTCAACCTGGAACTGGGTCACAGTCTGGAGCAGTAGCCCAGGCTAGAGCACTAACCGTGGCTGGGACAGCGGCCCTGGCTGGGGCAGGATCCCAGGCCGGGGCTCAGGCCGGGGAGGCTCAGATGGAGGCAGGGTCCCATCGAGGTTCGTCCGCTGGTATACTTAAGCGCCCTCAGAGCCTTGCACTTGTGGAGGAGCCAATGGTGATCCAGAGTGAAGGGCTGGAAAATGGCCGCAGAAGAACCGTGACCTTCAGTCAGCAG GTGGCAAACATTCTGCTGAATGGGGTGCGCTATGAGAGTGACCTGAGTGAAAATGTGGAGACAGCAGATTCACAGATGTCAATGAGGCTACTGTGTATCGCCATCTACAGGATGCCTCCGTCACTGCGCAGCCTATGCACTAACCATTTCTTGG GTTGGCTGTCCTTTGAGGGCATGCTGCTGTTCTACACTGACTTCATGGGGGAGGTAGTGTTTGAGGGAGACCCCAGAGCACCCCATGACTCTGAGGCCTACCAACGCTACAATGCTGGGGTCAGCATGGGCTGCTGGGGCATGTGCATCTATGCATTCAGTGCTGCCTTTTACTCAG CCATACTGGAGAAGCTGGAGGAGCGTTTTTCCCTccgctctctctatttctttgcCTACCTGGCGTTTGGCCTTGGCACGGGCCTTGCTACACTCTCCACCAACCTCTATGTGGTGCTGTCGCTCTGTGTCACCTACGGggtgctcttctcctctctgtgcaCACTGCCTTACTCTCTGCTGTGTGAATACTACCAGAGCCCACAG TTCTGTGGCTCGTCAGAGGAAGGGACcaggagagggatgggggtggACATCTCTCTGCTCAGCTGCCAGTACTTCCTAGCTCAGATCATAGTCTCCGTGGCGATGGGACCTCTGACCTCGCTGGTGGGCGGGGCCCAGGGAGTGATGTACTTTTCTAGCGCGATGTCATTCGTGGGCTGTCTGTACTCCTCCCTCTGCGTGGTGTACCACCTGCCCCCCCCTGAGG GAAGAGAAGTTGAAACTGGGGTGTGA